One genomic segment of Oncorhynchus mykiss isolate Arlee chromosome 10, USDA_OmykA_1.1, whole genome shotgun sequence includes these proteins:
- the LOC110534119 gene encoding transcriptional activator protein Pur-alpha, protein MADRDSGSEQGGAATGPGVGSMHPVTGGAGSASGLQHETQELASKRVDIQNKRFYLDVKQNAKGRFLKIAEVGAGGNKSRLTLSMSVAVEFRDYLGDFIEHYAQLGPSNPDIAQDEPRRALKSEFLVRENRKYYMDLKENQRGRFLRIRQTVNRGPGLGSTQGQTIALPAQGLIEFRDALAKLIDDYGVDDEPAELPEGTSLTVDNKRFFFDVGSNKYGVFMRVSEVKPTYRNSITVPYKVWSKFGNTFCKYAEEMKKIQEKQREKRACEMQQQEETHADDADED, encoded by the coding sequence aTGGCGGACAGAGACAGTGGAAGTGAGCAGGGAGGAGCAGCCACGGGCCCGGGCGTCGGTTCCATGCACCCAGTGACAGGAGGGGCGGGCTCGGCTTCCGGGCTGCAGCACGAGACGCAAGAGCTGGCGTCGAAACGGGTTGACATTCAAAACAAACGTTTCTACCTGGACGTGAAGCAGAACGCAAAAGGCCGCTTCTTGAAGATAGCCGAAGTCGGGGCCGGGGGAAACAAGAGCCGCCTCACTCTCTCCATGTCAGTGGCAGTAGAGTTCCGTGACTACTTAGGGGACTTCATCGAACATTATGCCCAATTAGGTCCTAGCAATCCGGACATCGCACAGGATGAGCCGAGGCGAGCACTTAAAAGCGAATTCTTGGTTCGGGAGAATCGGAAGTACTACATGGATCTGAAAGAGAACCAGAGAGGCCGGTTTCTGAGGATTCGACAGACCGTGAACCGGGGGCCCGGTTTGGGATCCACGCAAGGCCAGACGATTGCTCTTCCTGCCCAGGGACTTATTGAGTTTCGTGACGCTTTGGCTAAACTCATTGACGACTACGGAGTAGATGACGAACCTGCGGAGTTGCCCGAAGGGACCTCCTTGACAGTGGACAACAAACGCTTTTTCTTCGACGTGGGCTCCAATAAGTACGGAGTGTTCATGAGGGTAAGTGAGGTGAAGCCAACATACCGCAACTCTATCACGGTGCCCTACAAAGTGTGGTCCAAGTTTGGGAATACGTTCTGTAAATACGCGGAGGAGATGAAGAAGATCCAAGAGAAACAGCGGGAGAAAAGGGCATGTGAGATGCAACAGCAAGAGGAGACGCATGCTGATGATGCGGACGAGGATTGA